In the Oscillospiraceae bacterium genome, CCTGCGGGATGACCGCACGCTGTTTTTGAACAAAGGTGTGGAAACCTTAAAAATCGCCCTGGCTTTGGCCCTGGGCATTGCGCTGGTGTGCAGTTTGCCGCTGCCCGGCCGCGAACATAAAAAATAAAAGCATCCGCTTATCGTGCGTTTTGTCACGCGGTAAGCGGATGTTTTTTGCTTATAAATCGTTAAAAATCAGTAAATGGAGAAATACCCCACATGTTCGGGGTGGTTTTCCTCCACCAGCACGGTAAAGCCGCCGGGGTTCACCTCGGCGTACTTGCCAAAGGCCAGCTCGGCGATCAGGTGAGGGCCGCGGTTCAGGATGATCTCGGCGGTCTGGGTCTTGCCGATGCGGCGGTAGTGCAGCACATCGGTGTCCGCCCGCACGATCTCCAGCCGCCCGCCGTCGAAGGCGTCGCAGTCTTTGCGCAGGTGGGCCAGCGTTTTCAGCGGGCCGCGCAGCCGCTGCTCGGTGCTGTTCCAATCAAAGAACGCACGGTTGAACGGGTCGCAGTAGCCCTGCATGGCGATCTCGTCGCCGTAGTAGATGCAGGGCACACCGGGCAGTGTAAAGATCATGGCGTAGCCCAGCAGCAGTTTGCGCATGGCATCGTCCATTTTCTGGGCAGGGATGCACCGTCCGCTCTGCCAGTAGCGGTCACGGCCGTTGGCGGGTTCACCCGCAATGGCGGTGATGGCGCGCTCGGTATCGTGGGTGGATAGGAAATTCATCGCGCAGTTCAGCGCCGGGGCAGGGTAGTTCTCGCAGATGCTCAAAATCTGCTCGGCCACCGCGTGCACGTCGCCGCCGGTGACATAGCTTAGCGCCGCATTGCGGAAGGGGTAGTTCATCACGGCGTCCAGCCCCTTGCCGCGCAGGTAGGTGCGCCGCCGGCCGAATGCCTCCTTTGTGGTGGCATCCTCCCACACTTCACCAATCAGCAGCTTGTCCTCACCGTGGGCCTTGACGGCCTGGCGGATGCGCTCAATAAAGGCGTCGGGCAGTTCGTCGGCCACATCCAGCCGGAAGCCCGAAGCCCCCAGCCCCAGCCAGGTATCGATGACGCCGCCCTTGCCGCAGACAAAATCGATGTAGGAGGGCGAGTCCTCCTGCACCTCGGGCAGCGTCTCAAAGCCCCACCAGCAGCGGTAGCCGCTGGGATAGCCGGAGTCGAAGTCGTACCAGCTGCGATAGGGTGAATTGCGATCGCGATAAGCACCGCCCGGGCCATAGCGGCCCTCCCGGTTGAAGTAGACCGAGTCCGACCCCGTGTGGCTGAACACACCGTCCAGAATGATGCGGATGCCTTCTTTGGCAGCGGCAGCGCACAGGGCGGCAAACTCCTCGTTCGTGCCAAGCAGCGGGTCGGCTTTCAGGTAGTTGGCGGTGTTGTAGCGGTGGTTGGCGTGGGCCTCAAAGATGGGGTTCAGGTAAATGCAGCTGACGCCTAAATCGCACAGGTACGGCAGCTTTTGCTGGATGCCCGCAAAGTCGCCGCCGTAATA is a window encoding:
- a CDS encoding glycoside hydrolase family 13 protein — protein: MSHTYYNSLDTACKTPFGAVPAGQEVTFRLTVPESLGYVDPHLVLTKDREAPVHYRMEFAGQTPQQNHFTFTIAPTTPGLYFYHFDLYTDFRRIYRDAGGEGVLSWTDGTDWQLTVYEPDFKTPDWIKNGTMYQIFPDRFCEGKPGKPMPFADRIYREDKTGEPYFWPTEQQEGYLNMDYYGGDFAGIQQKLPYLCDLGVSCIYLNPIFEAHANHRYNTANYLKADPLLGTNEEFAALCAAAAKEGIRIILDGVFSHTGSDSVYFNREGRYGPGGAYRDRNSPYRSWYDFDSGYPSGYRCWWGFETLPEVQEDSPSYIDFVCGKGGVIDTWLGLGASGFRLDVADELPDAFIERIRQAVKAHGEDKLLIGEVWEDATTKEAFGRRRTYLRGKGLDAVMNYPFRNAALSYVTGGDVHAVAEQILSICENYPAPALNCAMNFLSTHDTERAITAIAGEPANGRDRYWQSGRCIPAQKMDDAMRKLLLGYAMIFTLPGVPCIYYGDEIAMQGYCDPFNRAFFDWNSTEQRLRGPLKTLAHLRKDCDAFDGGRLEIVRADTDVLHYRRIGKTQTAEIILNRGPHLIAELAFGKYAEVNPGGFTVLVEENHPEHVGYFSIY